A window of Magallana gigas chromosome 8, xbMagGiga1.1, whole genome shotgun sequence genomic DNA:
GGACAAAGAATCAGATACAGTTTCCATCGGATTTGAGATTGTACCAACGGACAGCCTGCAAATTCCCTTCACCCATTATGTGGATCATAGAAATCTCACTCATTCTGGAAAGAGTGCACACAGTGGTGAAAGGACAGATCATGAAACTGAGCTTGTTCGACTGCTGAAGCTGTACAGAACGAGCAACAAGGACTTGAAGGACTTTCATCGACGGAATCCTTGGGGAACCCACGACACTATTCGGGGACAGCTGTGGGTCAGAGTTTGTGAGACGCTTCACAAAGCCAAAGGGAATCTCTATGACGACTATGAGAAAGATCTTTTCCACCAAAGTAAGTTTAGAGTACCAATCTCTTTTCTTTCTTCTATCAAATACTATATTCATCTCATGTCATTTGCTGTGTTTTATTTTGGTAAGAATTTGTTTGCCAGGGAGGTCATTGGCCTATTTTCAGTAActttattatgtaatattacatTTAGTCTTAATTTTACAGGAGAGTCTGGTGTGAACCTGCTAAACCCCCTTCTAAATTTGATCAATGTTGATAAAGtgataaatatttatagaaattaaataattcagATGAgcaattgtatacatgtatgattttctTGATTACaactaacatttttttatctttcaggAAACACTGATGATTTAGCTTTACCTCCCTTTGTGGACTTCAATAATCTCACCTCCTACCATTTATCTGAACAAGGCACCAAAACTGTGGCGAAAATTCTCGCTGTGATCCAAAACACCAATCCAGAGATTCTGTACTGTCCTACACTGTATCCCAAACTGAGCATTTTTCTGCATTACATGGGGCCCTCTGATGCTTTTAACTGTATATATGCTTTACTCCGTTCCAAAGATGCCAATATAATGCAGACCAAAGTTGCTGTTGAATCGTCCAAACTTGTACTTCGAGACCTTACCAAAAAATATGCGgtaatgcacattttttttttcatgcattgatacatgtacaatcttatATCTATCGGCAGATTTTCAAACAGTGTTATAAAGTggaaattgaatttaatagTATATAAtcagaaattattttgtatgttgCAAGGATTATGGTTTTATGTATGTTTTCAGATAAAccgtcaaactttgttatcttgaACTAGTGTGACcatttaaaaacttcgagatatcagAGTTTTCGGCATATCAAGagtaaaatgcttaaaatataaatggttgggacttacaaatcacttcaacatatccattgtattcgagctATCAGTGtccgagatatcgaagttcaactgtatgtaAGGATAGAAGTCACATTGAAATTAAGATCTGTATCTTAATTTTCAGAACTGATTATGTATTTGTAGAAATCGGCATATGTGTATCTGGTGAGGAACTGCAATGATGTGACAGCAGTGTTCGACTCCTGGATGTGGTGGCTTTTCTCAGACCTCCCTTTCCCTCATATTGTGAGTACTGATACCAATGAATAACTTAGTACTTCAAAATTATTAAGAATCTACCATCTTAATAAATAGATGTACATATCAACTCAACATCCACTCAGATAGCTGActtgtatctaaaaaaaatgtgaattttgttgaatataTTAAGAGGTTTTGCTTGTGagttaattgaattttttttattgtgaagaGTCATAAGTGTGTGAACATTTATACTGACTGTTCTTTAGCATTTCCTTGTGTGAAGTGTGTTGTATGGGAAGTTATATACATGTTTCACCTGTAAAtcccttttttttcttcatatgtCCGGTATTATTCACGTAGATTTTAGATTGGATGTATGACATTTTCGTCAAAATATCCTCCCATTGATTCATATTAATATCTTGTTTTACATGACAGTAAATAAATATCCTTTATTCAGGGATAAACTTATCATATATAGAAGttcaacaaagaaataaaagaattatattATTCTAGAAAAGGAAGTacatttcttatacatgtattacaatttattCTGACAGATAGTGATTTTGAAATTCTTATCTCAAATTTCACACATTGAATGCTATCCTGTACCAGTACTGTACTCAGCATTCAGAGAATTGTAATGTTTGCTGTGTCAATGTGATTTATTTACCTGGTACTCTATCAGTCATGACCTTAAATGTTTGCCCCTTTGAGACCAGTTTAAGGCAGTTTTATGAAGATAGTAAGGACAGATGGAGATAATGAAAGCCTAGCCTGCTTTCCTGGTACCTGTTGTACTTTTGTGATGAATTCCCTGTTCTCTTTAAGGCCGCTGGATGGTTGTGGCAATTTTTAGACAATATAAATCTTCTTTTAAGAAGAGTTCAGTATAAAAGATATTAtagcaaaatattaaaatttcatgaagtaatttttcaattttttcttaattaaatgataGTTTATTTAAAGCTAatcaaatcatatctaaaaaattaatgaagatttGATGGCTAATTTGGTGACCACCCAGTCTCCTGAACAAATTTTTAATggtatacaaaatttttatatgacaTCTTAATGGTAGTGTATGTTACTTGTACTGCTATACAACATGCTTTTTTATAGCATGTTTTTAGGTTttaataaagggggggggggtgacattCGAAGACAATgtgatttattttgtaaaacggagaaataaaatgcttttttactTACCGTTATTGTAATTcagataataaatatttatattggtctcattaattttatatagttaGTGTTTGAAGTGATGTAAAGTTTTTGGGTCTCTTGAAATACCGGTTGTTAAAAAGGAAAGTTTATTGCACATCTCATACATGTGTGTTGAGTTTTGTGATACCATAGATCTTGGTTTTATCGCCTATCTCCCATAGAGCGGTTgattatatatcttttaaacgcagataaatttaatttttgtcataTATATTACTCTGAATAAGAATATTGTTATTCGATTTTTGAAACATATGGGGCAGCTATacctgtaaaacaaaatatataccaAATAGATAAATGggttaaaccaaaaaaaaaaaagaaagaaagagtcCACTGTGAACTAGAATAAAAAGTTAGAAAATAAAGAGGTCATTGTCCAATAACTGGTTCTGTGAGCACTGGTGAGGCCTGAATACTGCTTAAAAAATAAGGTTGACATTTATTATGTGAATTTTCAGGTGAGAATTATTGACTGCTATTTAGTGGAAGGAGTCAAAGTGCTGTACCGAGTAGTACTCTCTATACTCATCCTGTTTACAAAATACTCAGGTAAGATTTTAAACTCTGTTTTACCACTGATTATGAGAGTTTTAAAATTACTCGGGCTTTTAAAACTGCAAGATCAGTAATTTTAGTCCAATTACAGGTATGTAAAGACAGCTCAAGATGCTGAGTCTGCAagtttgcttaaaaaaaaaaaaacctccagTTAAgctcttgtttaaaattttattgccTGCAGGATGTTCGGTAGCTAGAATATTGAATTTGGAACAACTACGTATTTGACACACTGGACTTTGGAGAAGATGTATACATAAATGCAagactctttaaaaaaattcaccaGAGACTCTAGAAAAGATGTGATTCATTTTTTGGAACTTTAATTTTATGATCTAATATTTTTGAGATACTGATATTATATTACTTATGATATAAAGAAAGAGCATAATGTCTTAATGCTACAGTTGGAGACTGTGTAACTGTGTATTGCATTTATTTCCGGTTCAATCAGTATCACTCATGTATCATCAGTGAATCtgttttatcaaatattgaagTGTTGCTGCTGTAAGGTGTGAACTTTTTtagaaattcaatttattttgaaactgATGTTGAATTCCTTTAATTGAGGGCtaataaataatgttaattaatgGGAGTATAATAGTGACCTAATTATGATGAGCTAGATGTAAATGGCTGATCATCTATTgaatttttctccttttttttctattcagtGTCAGCGAAACACCATGGTGCGATAAATGACACATTTACTGTTGGCGAGAGGATTCGTCAATTCTGTACTAATATGCCTTTCCCTGTTGAAAAACTGCTGAAGGTAGGTTTTGTTAATGCAAGTTAGTGCATGACTTCATGAAACCATTTGCTAGACTatgaaatatgtatacatgtaaaaacttgCAATTAGGTAGTTTATATAATCTAATTCCAATTCTGTAAGTTTGTGTTTTGACCAATTTTTTCATGCTCTCTCCTTTTGCAAAAAAGAAGGCATATTGTTTTTCACCTATCTGTTAGTTGGTAGatttatatatcatttgatCAAGTACTGTCCATTTGAAATAGACCAGTCAGAAAGTTGTGTATGACGGACATCAAACTTGGTATACAGGTACATCTGAAAAAGTAGATTCTTACTGGGTTTTTTAGGTCATAAAGTAAAAGGTCAAGTCCAAAAATATTCAAGACAAAGAAAGATATTCTCACTTAATATATCATCAGAACTTTTTGCTTGAAAAAATCTACCAAGGATTAAATTGCCTGGACCTATTAATTTTCAGGTCAAGGGTCAGAGGTCAAAATACTCAGAACATGGACGATACTGTCTGTTTAATAACTTGAAAACACCTGTCTTGAGAGATTAACATGGTGCACTAATTCCACTAAAAGAGTAGAGGACTCCTTTTGATTTTGAGGTCACCAGGTCAAAAGTCAACCTACTCTGTACAAAGCAAATTATTGTCTGCTCAATTAATAGgttctttattttcttaaacttaATGAAAGAGAATACAGTCCTTACTTCAAATGatctttttctttcataatagcGAGGGTTTAGAATCCGCGGCCTGACAAAGAAGGAGATCCAGAAGCTACAGCTGCGCCACGAGATGTGTATCAGCAGTCAGCACCACCTCCAGCACGAGTTACAGAAGTCCGCCTCCGCCCACTCCTTCGGCGGCCTCCCTCACTCCCACTCCTTCAGTGGCAGGATCGTTTTCGATCAGACCACGTCAAGCATCGTCACCAGTAACGAGATGGtaagaatttatttaatttttttttcagggtttcTCACAAAACTGAGTTATTTATCAGACTTAGTAAATGTTTGTACTGTATTTTCCCCAATTTAGTACCcaaatttatcaaatcttaCTAAGTTACGCATATTTTTCATACATAGAAGATTTTATGAGAGAGATCATTTACACATTCTCTCCCATCCCCTCCTCCCCAAAAAATGTAATATCAGTACACAATGTGACATTTATGCTCAGTACAGTTgaaaattcatgttttttttttctaataaacaatttcataacttttttttttttatctttgtctCATATTTAATTGGAAAATATTAGTGGTGAGAATTTTGATAGAGTCTATGTCTAATATTTAAGGAGGAATAAATCTTAAATCGAAACAAGCACATGGAAGATAGAACAAACCCACAATTCATACAAATTTGTAAATACAAAAGTTATGTACTATTGCTCAGCCCAAATGGTCATTTCCAATGAAATGAAGCAGAAAGTATATACTGATTTGATGCTACGGTAATTGAGAATTGTACCTTACTTAACCgacctttttcttttcttccttAAAAGCCGCGCTTCAGGTCTCTAGGCCTGCTTGTGTTTAATTATGTGGATAGTCTGGTGGCCATTATGGATGATGTAAGTTACAAGCATGTCACAGTTCCGAACCTTTCCTTCCTTAAAGCATACccccaaaataaaacataattatacttaACGGACAAGATCATTCATCGTTGACCTTTGCTGCTTGTTGGAATTCTGACTGAATCTTgagtttatatataaacatattaaaattttgttgaacTTTTCAAACTTTACATTTTACTAATGGTTCCTCCATATGAAATGTACACCATTATTCAAATCATGTTTCGATGCTCTTACCTATTAAGCAAATCAATTTGGTCATGTGATCTACAATCTTATTACACAACCTTATAACTTCAATTAAAAAAGGTGTTTAAATAGGATTTGATCACATGACCAAGAGATGCTGTAGATGGCATCCAATATATGGGAGCCTCACaaataattttgttctttaagTAATATGTGCAagttacaaataatttttaacaccTCAAGGTACATTGGTTCTATTTTTCTGGTTTTGCACATTTGGCATGGTGTTGTCTTTCTGATCTGATGTTGTTCTAGCtccatttcactttcatttatGACTTCTAAAAATCCTCCCTCAAAAAGTGAggagaaaatatttaatgattttattgaataattaaatgtatattgacATATACATGATGTATAATATATGATTCTCTGTGTGACTTTCAacaacaagtacatgtacatgtagcttctCTCTTGTATATCATTTGTACACTTCATGCATACATCAATGGCTGCATAATT
This region includes:
- the LOC105339358 gene encoding GTPase-activating protein skywalker isoform X1, whose protein sequence is MSEEGNINDNDMKIGEVEGIEGSVNDEDLGGNDLLRNQDLEKEEHLRNQDSVEEEHRKNQDLGKMEHRKNQTDDEKQGTEEDITEVKICEDSELKSDKSKDITDCDHTPIKDKSHKDNKEDNTESTEGELNETDQDSDEKFLSSVESDKDAEVKFLNSSGTDKESDTVSIGFEIVPTDSLQIPFTHYVDHRNLTHSGKSAHSGERTDHETELVRLLKLYRTSNKDLKDFHRRNPWGTHDTIRGQLWVRVCETLHKAKGNLYDDYEKDLFHQRNTDDLALPPFVDFNNLTSYHLSEQGTKTVAKILAVIQNTNPEILYCPTLYPKLSIFLHYMGPSDAFNCIYALLRSKDANIMQTKVAVESSKLVLRDLTKKYAKSAYVYLVRNCNDVTAVFDSWMWWLFSDLPFPHIVRIIDCYLVEGVKVLYRVVLSILILFTKYSVSAKHHGAINDTFTVGERIRQFCTNMPFPVEKLLKRGFRIRGLTKKEIQKLQLRHEMCISSQHHLQHELQKSASAHSFGGLPHSHSFSGRIVFDQTTSSIVTSNEMPRFRSLGLLVFNYVDSLVAIMDDLYTIWSWLPARYAVCQPELLYTSEEHGTSLRTLYTRIENHQPTLILIKTTTDEVFGAFCSMYWRERKKSNKNVYYFGTGETFVFTLSPERKKYEWVGLHEENISNTANMFLAGDSKILTIGGGNGEAIQLDENLLHCRTEHCDTFDNPPLCSDQDFTCKVVEVYGFQ
- the LOC105339358 gene encoding GTPase-activating protein skywalker isoform X2, translating into MSEEGNINDNDMKIGEVEGIEGSVNDEDLGGNDLLRNQDLEKEEHLRNQDSVEEEHRKNQDLGKMEHRKNQTDDEKQGTEEDITEVKICEDSELKSDKSKDITDCDHTPIKDKSHKDNKEDNTESTEGELNETDQDSDEKFLSSVESDKDAEVKFLNSSGTDKESDTVSIGFEIVPTDSLQIPFTHYVDHRNLTHSGKSAHSGERTDHETELVRLLKLYRTSNKDLKDFHRRNPWGTHDTIRGQLWVRVCETLHKAKGNLYDDYEKDLFHQRNTDDLALPPFVDFNNLTSYHLSEQGTKTVAKILAVIQNTNPEILYCPTLYPKLSIFLHYMGPSDAFNCIYALLRSKDANIMQTKVAVESSKLVLRDLTKKYAKSAYVYLVRNCNDVTAVFDSWMWWLFSDLPFPHIVRIIDCYLVEGVKVLYRVVLSILILFTKYSVSAKHHGAINDTFTVGERIRQFCTNMPFPVEKLLKRGFRIRGLTKKEIQKLQLRHEMCISSQHHLQHELQKSASAHSFGGLPHSHSFSGRIVFDQTTSSIVTSNEMLYTIWSWLPARYAVCQPELLYTSEEHGTSLRTLYTRIENHQPTLILIKTTTDEVFGAFCSMYWRERKKSNKNVYYFGTGETFVFTLSPERKKYEWVGLHEENISNTANMFLAGDSKILTIGGGNGEAIQLDENLLHCRTEHCDTFDNPPLCSDQDFTCKVVEVYGFQ